The nucleotide window ATCGTCATGGACAAGTGAGTAAGTGTGAATAAGCTCAAGGGCGACAGCACTGTATATTGCACGCTCGATATCACTCCCAAATAAATCTGCAGAAGCACATACAATCAAACTACGGATACGTTTTCCAGGGCTTTTAACCGCATAATGCATCGCCTCATGCAACACAGTTGGGACATGGTCACTGCGTGGCAAACACTGGTCAAAACTCCGTTCTAACTGAGCCACAACATCCTGCCTCCATTGCTCAAAGAGGCTAAGACTCATCAATACCTTCAAATTTTTTTAATATGCCCGCCTCAAGCACAGTCACCTCTCGTTGGGCTCCTTCTAGTTCTCTTTGACAAAACTGTAACAATTCAATTCCTCGTTTATAAAAAGAAAGTGAATTTTCTAAAGTTGTATCTTCACCCTCCATCTTCTCAACGATCAACTCAAGTTCAGTAAGCGCACCCTCAAAGGTTAACTTTTCTTTAGCTTTTGTCATAATATATGGGATTAGGCTTAATTTAGTTGTTTATTATCTCATGCGCTGGGCATCATAGTTTATCCAGTGCTTCTGAATATAAACTCTTATTTACGTTGCATAACTTAAAACACTATTCATATATGTATACCACCCTGATTGAATCCGACAAGCTGCAATCCATCATCAACCAACCAAGTACACTGGTTTTCGACTGCCGCCATGAACTGATCAACTCAGAATATGGAATAAAGAGTTATAAAGAAGGTCATCTTCCAAATGCTCTATTTGCATCCATGGATGACGTTCTCTCCCAGAAACCAAACGGCAAAAATGGCCGCCACCCTCTTCCCGAAATCTCAGCATTCACCAATTGGCTAAGTGTATGCGGCGTCACCCAGCACACCCAGGTCATCGCATACGATGATGCGGGAGGCGCGTATGCCTCAAGACTATGGTGTTTACTCAAATGGCTGGGTCATGATGCCGTCGCGGTGCTCAATGGAGGCCTGCAAGCGTGGATTAACCAAGGAGGCGATTTAGTATTAGATACCCCTAAACTAAATGATAGGAAGGCCTTTGAACCAAAAGTTAGGGATATCTTTGTTGACGCTGATTTCATATTGCAACACCTAGATGACGAACAAACATTAATCATTGATGCACGATCAAATGATAGATTCCATGGCCAAAATGAAAGTATTGACCCTATTGGCGGACATATCCCAGGAGCTATAAATCGATTCTTCAAAGATAACCTTAACAGTACGGGTAAGTTTCTCGACGCAAAAGACCTAAAAAAAATCTTTGAAGGAATAATGGGAAATGTCTCGGAAAAAACCATCATTCATCAGTGCGGATCAGGTGTAACAGCCTGCCATAATCTGCTCGCGATGGAGGTGGCTGGACTTGAAAACTCAAAGGTCTACCCTGGCTCTTGGAGTGAATGGATATCAGACCCTTCTCGGCCAATTGCTACCGATTAAACAGTAAAGCGTTCATCCACTAAGCTGTAACCGTCTGATCAGATTTTTCACTTGCGATTTGAATCAGTATTTCCTCATTATCATCCAGATCTATCTCTACGTCACCTCCTGATGACAACTTACCAAACAGCAATTCATCTGCTAGAGCACGACGAATCGTATCTTGTATAAGTCTAGCCATAGGCCGAGCACCCATCAAAGGATCGAAACCTTTCCGACCAAGATACTCGCGTAACTTTGAACTGAATGTCGCGTCAACCTTTTTCTCCTGCAATTGATGCTCTAACTCCATTAGGAATTTATCTACGACCTTTAAGATAATCTCCTGCGACAATGGCGCGAAAGAGACAATGGAATCTAATCGATTTCTAAACTCAGGCGTAAACTGCCGTTTTATTTCAGCAAGCTCGTCTCCAGCGGATACCGCTTCAGTGAAACCCATCGTATTCTTCGATAGTTCAGAGGATCCAGCATTGGTCGTCATGATGATGATCGCATTACGGAAGTCGGCTTGACGACCGTTATTATCTGTCAGCGTCCCATGATCCATGACTTGCAGCAGGATATTAAATATATCAGGATGTGCTTTTTCAATCTCATCCAAAAGCAACACACAATGCGGCTGTTTAACTAGAGCCTCCGTCAGCAACCCGCCCTGATCAAATCCAACATACCCCGGTGGAGCACCGATCAATCGAGATACCGCATGTCGCTCCATATATTCGGACATATCAAACCGGACCAGATCAATACCGAGCGTATACGCCAACTGGCGCGCCACTTCAGTTTTACCGACACCTGTCGGCCCACTGAATAAAAATGCACCAACAGGTTTCCGGGGATTACCCAAACCACTACGAGCCATTTTGATTGCTGAGGATAATGCGTCTATAGCACGTTCCTGACCAAACACCACCGCGTTAAGATCTCGATCTAAAGTCTTTAGCTTAGATCGATCATCATTCGACACAGTCTGTGAAGGAACTCTCGCGATCTTAGCTATAACTTCCTCTATCTCTAGCTTTCCGATCACCTTCTTTTTCTTCTTGCCAACAGCAATTCGCTGCGCAGCACCCGCCTCGTCTATCACATCAATTGCCTTATCCGGGAGGTGCCTATCGTGAATGAAACGCGCCGATAATTCAGCCGCAGCAGTTAACGCGGTCACTGTATACCGAACCTGATGATGCTCTTCAAATCTAGATTTAAGACCTCTTAGAATGGATACAGTCTCTGTAACCGATGGCTCTCCGACATCAATTTTTTGGAAACGCCTGGACAATGCATGATCCTTCTCAAAAATACCACGGTATTCTTTGTAAGTAGTCGCTCCGATGCAACGAAGCTGCCCAGAAGCCAGGGCTGGTTTCAATAAATTTGAGGCGTCAAGCGTGCCGCCAGAGGCCGAACCTGCGCCAATAATGGTATGTATTTCATCCACAAACAAAATTGAGTTTGGTTGTTTTTCGAGTTGCTTGAGCACTGCCTTTAGCCGCTGTTCGAAGTCACCTCGGTATTTTGTACCTGCCAATAATGCGCCCATATCTAGCGAAAAAACCTCAGAATTTTCCAAAATTTGAGGTATTTCACCCTCAACAATACGACGCGCCAAACCCTCCGCAATCGCTGTTTTTCCTACCCCTGCTTCACCGACTAAAAGCGGGTTATTTTTACGGCGGCGGCATAAAATTTGCACAACACGCTCTAATTCCATATCACGCCCAATCAAGGGATCGATTTTGCCCTTCACAGCCAACTCATTCAAATTAACGGCATAACTTGCCAAGGCGCTTTCTGCCTTCTTCCCATTCTGATTCTCTGATTCATCGGAGTCCGCACCATCTTTTTTTTCATCAGCATTCGAATCCCCTACTTTAGCAATACCATGAGCGATGAAATTAACAACATCAAGCCTGGTTACTCCTTTTTCATGCAAGAAGTAAACTGCATGAGAGTCTTTCTCGCCGAATATAGCGACCAGCACATTAGCTCCTGTGACCTCTTTTTTACCAGAGGACTGAACATGAAGAATGGCACGCTGAATCACGCGTTGAAACCCGAGTGTTGGCTGCGTCTCTGAATGCTCATCGGCAATCAATGGCGTATGTTCTTCAATAAAATCTATGAGTAATTTCTTCAGCTCTTCGAGGTTTGTTCCGCATGCTTTTAAAACCTCTAACGCCGACGGATTATCAAGCATCGCAAGTAACAGATGCTCTACGGTAATAAATTCGTGTTTTTTTTGGCGAGCCTCCATAAATGCCATGTGGAGACTGACTTCAAGTTCCTGAGCGATCATACTTCCTCCATCGTGCATTGTAGGGGGTGTTGATATTGACGCGAAAACCCAGCCACGAGCTCCACCTTTGTTGTTGCCACATCCTTTACAAAGACGCCACATACCCCAACGCCATCGCGATGCACCTTGAGCATGACTTGCGTTGCCTGCTCGCCCGTCATCGAAAAAAATTTCTGAAGTACCATAACAACAAATTCCATCGGCGTGTAATCATCATTCATTAGCATAACCTTGTAGAGCCTCGGGGGCTTAATCTTCGTTTTTTCTGCTACTAACTGCGCGTCACCTTGCTGATTACTCACAACCTAATCCTTAAATTTTTAATCTAAGAAGTATAACCCCTATCGTCTTCAGCATAAAAGTTTCGAACTCAAGCTATAACTTAGCAAATACCATAGATGCAATGCAACATTTTCCCGGATGGCATCACGTTTTACATCTTTCGACACCAAAAGACCCGGAAAGTTGCTTGACATCTCATCAGGAATCACCTAAAAAGATATTGGGGAGTTTGCATTCGCGTCGCCGGCATTAGCATGTAAGTCTAATTATTAAGGATTAGGCTTGGGAGGTCTGGATTCAAACGAAGTCTGGCAGCTTAATCGCTGTTTTATTAAAAAGCATTGGGGATTAGAGGTATGGCAACTGGTACAGTAAAATGGTTCAACGACACTAAGGGTTTTGGGTTCATCACACCTGACGATGGCAGCGAAGATCTTTTCGCTCACTTTTCAGCTATCGAAATGAATGGGTTTAAAACACTCAAAGAAGGACAAAAAGTAGCCTTCGAGGTAACGCAAGGACCCAAGGGCAAACAAGCTTCAAACATCAAAGAAGCGGGCTAAATTAAAAGTTTGATCTCTGACTGAGCATCACAAAACGGCAACTTCGGTTGCCGTTTTTTATTTTAGCCATACAAGTATCTCTTTATGAATTGGGTATAATTTTATTTAAAATAAAACTACAGTTCATAATATGAAATTACGACGCTACGCGTCAAAAATTAACATTGGAGAGCGATGATGCGCCAGCAATACCCATGTCCAAACGGAGTAACGATATCTGGAGGCTACAAATCCGAATATACCGAGATACTGACCGCCGAAGCGCTTGAGTTCCTAGCCAAATTGCATCGAAACTTTAACAGCACAAGAAAAGAACTGATTGAGCGCCGAGTCACTCGACAACAAGAACTTGATACCGGGAAATTACCTGATTTTCTTCCGGAAACCAAAGCCATTCGGGAAGCTGATTGGGTCGTAGCATCTGTTCCTCAAGACCTCCAAGACCGAAGAACAGAGATAACCGGACCGACCGACAGAAAGATGGTAATCAATGCCTTAAACGCCGGCGCCAAAGTGTACATGGCAGACTTTGAAGACTCCAACACTCCGACCTGGGATAACCAAGTATCAGGTCAAATAAATATGCGGGATGCCGTCCGCAAAACCATCAGCTTTAATAGCGAAGGCGGCAAGTCATATACACTTAATGAGGAAACAGCCACCCTGCTCATCAGGCCGCGCGGATGGCATCTAACCGAGGCACACGTGATGGTTGATGGGGACCCAATGTCTGGATCGTTATTTGACTTTGGCCTGTATTTTATTCACAACGCAAAAGAGCGTCTTTCTCAAAACTCTGGAATTTATTTTTATCTTCCAAAGATGGAGTCACACCTCGAAGCTAGGCTGTGGAACGACGTCTTTGTCTTCAGCCAAAACGAGATTGGCATCCCTCAAGGGAGTGTAAAAGCAACCGTTTTAATTGAAACGATTATGGCCTCATTTGAGATGGATGAAATCTTATACGAGCTGAAGGAACATTCAGCAGGACTTAACTGCGGTAGATGGGACTACATTTTCAGCTGTATCAAAAAATTTAGGAATCAAGAAAACTTCATTCTTGCAGACCGTAATCTCGTAACAATGACGAGTCCGTTCATGCGCGCTTACTCACTATTACTAATTAAAACGTGTCATAGACGAGGTACTTTTGCAATGGGTGGCATGGCTGCGCAGATTCCGATAAAAAATGATGCAGCTTCGAACCAAGCAGCTATAGATAAAGTCAGAACAGACAAAGAAAGAGAAGTGAACGATGGTCATGATGGCACCTGGGTAGCGCACCCAGGACTCGTTAAGGTTGCACAAGATGCCTTTGACAAAGTCATGACAACACCAAACCAAATCAGTAAGCAACGGGCTGATGTAAGTATATTGGCTAGCGACCTCATTAATTTTAAACCAAATGGACCAATCACTAAAGCTGGCTTACGCGCTAACATCAATATCGGTATCCAATATATTGGAGCTTGGATTGCAGGCACCGGATGCGTTCCTATTTTTAACCTAATGGAAGATGCCGCGACCGCCGAAATCTCTCGAGCTCAAATATGGCACTGGATCCGAAGTCCTTTGGGTGTCTTAGAAGATGGCAGAAAAGTCACAAAAGAATTATTCATTAGTCTAATTCCAGAGGAGTTAGAAAAAATCAAAGACCTGCTTGGCTCCAATTATCAGCATGGACGATATCCCGAGGGTGCCAAAATGTTTGAAAAACTCACTCTTGATGATGAATTTGTAGAATTCTTAACGCTGCCAGCATACGAAGAAATAGTAAAACATGGTGCTTAAATTCACATTAATGTAAATGTTGGATTGATTGTTTTCAACTACACTTGTCGCTAACGAATAAAATAGAAGACTCGATAGCAACTTCACAACCTACAATTCATTAAAGAATACGACATGGTCTGGAAACCGAACGTTACAGTCGCTGCCATTGCGGAACGAAACGGTCGATTCTTACTTGTAGAAGAAAATACCAGTGAGGGCGTTAAACTTAATCAGCCTGCAGGCCATTTAGAGGCTGGAGAGACGCTCATTGAAGCAATCAAACGAGAAGTTCTAGAGGAAACGGCATTCAGCTTTGAGCCGAAATTCACTACGGGAATACGACTTTGGAAAAAAACACCAAACGATTTAACCTACCTCAGAATTTCGTTCTCAGGCGATGTGGGAGAATTTTTCCCTCAAAGAACCTTAGATATTGGAATTATCCGACCTGTGTGGTTAACCCTAGAGGAAATTAAGGATGCAGCAGATAAACTCAGAAGCCCACTTGTGCTGAGCTGTATCACAGACTACTTAGACGGGTACTTATTTCCACTGAGTGTAATTCGACTCTGAGGATGAACATAAAGCTGTGAACAATAAAATTGTTATTGGTCTCTCTGGAGGAGTTGACTCCGCGATCGCTGCTTGGCTACTCAAAGAGCAAGGCTACGAGGTCACCGGAGTCTTCATGAAAAACTGGGAAGACGATGATGATGAAAGTTATTGTAGCTCTAGAGTAGATTTGATTGATGCAGTTTCAGTTGCAGAAATACTAGGTATTGATATCAAAACCGTTAATTTTTCTAAGGAGTATCGAGACCGTGTATTTAGTCAGTTCCTAGACGAATATGCGTGTGGCAGAACACCTAACCCTGACGTTTTCTGCAATTCGGAAATAAAATTTAAAGCATTCTTAGAGCATGCCATACAACTTGGTGCAGACAAAATAGCTACTGGGCATTACGCGCAACTGCGAGAGCGTAACGGGCTTTTTGAGCTACTAAAAGCTGAAGACGGTACGAAAGATCAAAGTTATTTTTTATACAGACTCAATCAAGACCAGCTGTCTAAAACGTTATTTCCTCTGGGTAACATTTATAAAAGAGAGGTTAGAGCAATTGCGAAACGCCTAGGTTTGGCGAATCATAACAAAAAAGACTCAACTGGCATCTGCTTCATTGGAGAGCGTCGATTTAAAGATTTTTTAGGGCGTTATTTGCCAGATAAACCCGGAAACATCGTAACTCCAGACGGCCAAATTGTCGGGACACATGAGGGACTAATGTTTCACACGATTGGGCAACGACAAGGACTTGGAATTGGCGGCGATGGACTACCTTGGTATGTCGCACAGAAAGATATGGCGGACAATACGCTCATTGTGGTGCAAGGGCATGATCATTCAATGCTACAGAATTCAGATATTTATGCGCAAAATCTCCATTGGATTTCCGGAAATATACCATCAACCCAATGGGTCTTTGGTGCCAAATCCAGGTATCGCCAAAAAGATGCCGCATGCACCATCAACGAAGTCACTGAGTCGATGTGTCACGTTCAATTTGCCGAACCTCAATGGGCCGTTACTCCAGGACAGTCTCTAGTCGTGTACGAGTCAAACGTGTGCCTAGGTGGAGGCGTTATCTCAGACTCTAATATTCAAAACCCTGATCTTTAGAATCAAATCACGCACCAAATCCAGTAATACCGAGAATTGCGCCGTGCTAAAATTACGGACTACCTAACCATAAACTCCTGTTTAATTGAGCCATGACTGCACACTCATCAGCCCTCACCGCAATTAGTCCGATTGATGGTCGCTATCAGCCTAAAATACAACCTCTAGCTCAATTTTTCAGCGAATATGCCCTAATTAAATATCGGGTAATAGTGGAAATCGAATGGCTTAAATCCCTATCAGAGTCAAAAGATCTGAAAGAGATTCAGACCATTCCACAAAGCTCGATCAACAAACTTAATACACTCGCTCAAAACTTCTCAGTAGATGATGCGTTGGCAGTTAAAACAATTGAGCAAACCACCAATCACGATGTTAAAGCGGTCGAATACTGGTTACGTCAGACTCTGAAAACAGAGGAGGATATTGCACCTATCACCCCTTTCATTCATTTCGCCTGCACTTCAGAGGATATCAATAATTTAGCCTACGCCTTGATGCTAAAAGGCGCTAGAGATAAGGTGCTAATACCCAAGATAACAACAATAATTTCGACACTCGCCGACTTGAGCGTGAAATACGCTAAGGTACCCATGCTCTCCAGAACACATGGGCAGCCGGCCAGTCCTACAACAGCAGGCAAAGAAATAGCAAATATAGTCTACCGTCTAGAGCGTCAAATGAGGTCTTTGGCCCAAATGACACTGCAGGGAAAAATGAATGGCGCAGTTGGGAACTTCAATGCCCACCTCAGCGCCTATCCAGACTACGACTGGGAAGCGCATTCACAAAAAGTTATTAATGGCTTGGGCTTAGAACCGATCCCATATACCACCCAGATCGAGCCTCACGACGGAATTGCAGAATTATTTGATTGCCTCATGCGCATTAATACGATACTGATTGATCTAAACCGTGATTTATGGGGCTATATTTCAATTGGTTATTTCAAACAAAAAGTCAAATCAGGGGAAGTCGGCTCTTCAACAATGCCGCATAAAGTAAATCCTATTGACTTTGAAAACTCTGAAGGAAATCTAGGTTTATCAAATGCGGTACTAGAGCACCTCAGTCGCAAATTACCTATTTCAAGATGGCAGAGAGACCTTACCGACTCGACTGTGCTGCGCAACATGGGTGTAGGGTTAGGTTACGGACTTCTTGCCTATGATTCATGCCTCAAGGGCCTATTAAAAATAGACATCAATTTAGATAAACTTAACAAAGATCTCGACCAATGCTGGGACGTTCTCGCCGAGCCCGTTCAAACTGTGATGAAGAAATATGGCATAGAAAATGCCTATGAACAGCTTAAAGACTTAACACGAGGTCAAGGTGGCATCACTAAACCAGACTTGCACAAATTTATTAAAAGTTTAACCATTCCGGATGACGCAAAAAAACGTCTTCTTGATCTAACGCCTCAGTCTTACACGGGAATTGCTCAAAAACTAGCTCAAAGCATCAAGAAATAATTAGCTACTCGGCGGCTCTCTTCTTAGTCGCGCCTTAATCACCTCAACAAGGGCTGGAGCGATAGACACAAGAATAATCAAGAAAATAACAGCTGTTAGGTTATTTTTTACGAACGGCAAGTCTCCTAAGTAGAAGCCAATACCTACCAAAGAGAATACCCAAAGAAAGGCCCCGATCACGTTGAACATTAAAAATTGCGTGTACGGGTAGCGAGCAATACCAGCCGCAAAAGGCGCATAGGTCCTGATAATCGGTACAAATCGAGCGATGATTATAGTTTTTGCCCCATATTTCTCAAAAAAATCCTGAGTGCGATCTAGATACTTTTGCTTAAGAAATCCAATTTTTCCAGTCATCAACACTCTTCGACCAAAAAGACTACCAAGATAATAATTCAATGCATCTCCCAAAATGGCAGCAGCAATTAATGTGCTAGTGATCAGAATAAAACTGAAGTCGCCCTTAGCAACGAACGCCCCAATTAAGAACAGCAAAGAATCTCCTGGCAAAAAAGGAGTCAAGACCAGACCAGTTTCGCAGAAAATGATCAAAAAAAGAAAAAGATAGGTTCCCTTGCCAAACGTTGCAATTGCCGCTGCGAGATGGGCATCAAGGTGCACAACCATCGAATAAATATCTCTAATGAATTCCACTCTTACCTGTCCTGATTTGGTGCATCAAGATACAAATCGGCAAGAAGTACACCATTGCAGACACCAAAGTATGCGCATTAAGTTACCTAGACGACTGCTTCCTCTTTCACTACCTCAGGCTTAATTAAGTCTTCTCGACTAATACCCAACCATAGGACGAGTGAGCTTGCCACAAAAATGGAGGAATAAATTCCAAACAAAATACCAATTGTCAGCGCTAATGCGAAGTAGTGAAGCGTTTCACCACCAAAAATTAAAATCGAAAGAACCATTAATTGGGTGCTACCATGCGTTATAACAGTTCGCGACATCGTACGTGTGATTGCGTTGTTAATGACCTCTGGAACAGTTGCTTTCCTCATCTTCCTAAAGTTTTCACGAATTCGGTCAAACACGACCACGGACTCATTTATGGAGTACCCTAAAATCGCCAATACAGCGGCTAAAACTGGAAGAGAAAACTCCCATTGAAACAAAGCAAAAAATCCTAGAATAATAACTATGTCATGTAGGTTGGCCAGAATTGCGGCCACCCCGAACTTCCACTCAAAGCGAAACGCTAAATAAGCCACAATACCTAAAGAGACAAACAATATCGCCAACGCACCATCTACAACCAACTCCTCACCCACTTGAGACCCGACATAATCTACACGCCGAAGCTCTAGTTGCTCATCATCTGCTTTGAGCATTGTGAAAACCTGATCGGATAACTTCGATCCAGATAACTCTGGTTTTGTCGGTAATCGAATCAACACGGTCCTTGAGTCTCCAAAACTCTGGACCATGGGCTCGTTCATTCCACCGGACTGCAGGGTGTTACGAATTTGAGTTAAATTTGCGGACTGAGAATAGCCTACTTCCATGACTGTCCCTCCCGTAAATTCAACCCCTAGGTTCAACCCCTTAACGGCAAGCGCGACAACTGCAACCACGAACATAGCAATGGAGATCACGTTAAACGCCAACGCATGACGCATAAACGGAATATCTTGACGAATTTTAAAAAACTCCATGACAGCTTTCCCTAATCTGAGTTACTTTTTTGAACGTGACACTAACTCGTTTTCTTGTACCAATCAGAATCCCCGATCGCAAGACTTTCAATGCGCTTCTTGCGGCCATAAATGAAATTAACGATACCCCTCGATACAAAAACGGCACTAAACATCGACGTCAATATACCAATGCAATGTACAACGGCAAAACCTCGAATCGGCCCAGTACCGAAAAAGAATAGTGCAATGCCGGCAATAAGCGTCGTAATGTTCGAATCTAAAATAGTGCCCCAAGCCCGCTCATAACCTGCGGTTATTGCAGCCTGTGGGGTGGTCCCATTCCTAATTTCTTCTCTAATACGCTCATTGATGAGCACATTTGCATCAATGGCCATACCTAAGGTCAGCGCGACCGCGGCGATGCCCGGCAACGTCAATGTCGCTTGCAACATCGATAAAAGTGATACCAAAAGAATAATATTGACGATTAACGCAAAAACCGAGATAACACCAAAGACAGCATAATAAAAGCCAATAAATATAGCTAACATAGCAAATCCAATCCAGGTTGACTTGAATCCTCGCTCGATATTATCGGCACCAAGGCTAGGACCAACCGTACGCTCTTCAATAATTTCCATGGGAGCGGCCAAAGCTCCTGCCCTTAATAATAACGCTGTATCGTGTGCCTCAGTTGTCGTCATACTCCCGCTAATTTGAACACGGCCACCTGGAATCTCTGCGCGCACTACAGGTGCTGTTACAACCTCGGTACTACCTTTCTCTACTAAAACCATCGCAATACGTCGCCCGACATTTTCTCGGGTAGTCATCTGAAAAATCGAGGATCCTCTGCCGTCTAAACTCAAATGAACGGCTGGCTCTGATGTCGTATTATCAAACCCAGGTTGTGCATCAGAGATTCTATCGCCCGTCAAAATAACTTCTTTCTTCAGTAAATATGGTGTCCCTTCCCGATCAAAGATCAAATCATCACCCGCCGGAACCAGTCCTTCTTGCGCCGCCTGCAAGCTTGCTGGATCCATTTTATCCTCATCAACCAACCGTACTTCGAGTGTGGCAGTGCGACCTAAGATATCCTTAGCCTTCGCTGTATCCTGCACTCCTGGTAATTGGACAACCACACGATCCACTCCCGATTGTTGAACAATCGGCTCCGCAACGCCAAGCTCATTTACACGATTTCTTAAGGTGGTGATATTTTGCTGTAACGCAAACTCTTGAATTCGCTTTTCAACCTCTGGCTTAATTTGAGCTACGATAACCGCAATATTGGATCGTTCCTCTAACGAATAAGCTAAGTCAGATGCTTTAATTTCGAGCGTTACAATCGCCTTATCTCTGAGTGATTGGTCCCTAAACTCTATGTCAATTGATGTCTTACCTGCAGAAATCCTTGAGTATCGAATATTTTCTGACCGCATCACTTGACGCAGGTCCTGCAAGTAGCTCTCTCTCGCTTTTTGTAATGAGGAAGGCATATCAACTTGAAGTAAAAAATGTACCCCTCCCCTTAGATCGAGCCCGAGATACATAGGGAGAGCATTAAGAGAGTTGAACCATAATGGGGCATTAGGTAGCAGATTTAAAGCAACAACATATTCCTTACCCAAATTACTTTGAATCGTATCCTTAGCCTTTAACTGCGCATCGGTATCTTCAAAACGGACTTTCACACCATTTTTATCTAGATAAGACGCTTGAGCAAAGATACCTGTCTCAGAGAGGAGATCGTCAATCTTTTGCAGCAGCTGCAAGTCAACTTTTACCCCAGACCGTAAAGGGGAGACTTGTATAGCGGGCGATTCGCCGAAAAAATTTGGAATTGTATAAACAATACCGACAAGCACAGCCACACCAATGATTAGGTATTTCCAAAGAGGATATCTATTCATAATTCTGCTATTTCTTTATCAATTGTCTTAACATCAAAAACAATAATAGATGATTAGTTAGTCGCCGATTTCAAAGTACCTTTAGGCAATACCGTTTGAACAGCCGGTTTCTGAATGACAATTTCAGTACCTGAGGTAATCTCAAGCTTTACAAACTGGTCTCCGACATAGGTAACCTTACCTAAGACACCACCACCAGCTACAACTTCATCCCCTTCC belongs to Pseudomonadota bacterium and includes:
- the clpS gene encoding ATP-dependent Clp protease adapter ClpS, with product MSNQQGDAQLVAEKTKIKPPRLYKVMLMNDDYTPMEFVVMVLQKFFSMTGEQATQVMLKVHRDGVGVCGVFVKDVATTKVELVAGFSRQYQHPLQCTMEEV
- the mnmA gene encoding tRNA 2-thiouridine(34) synthase MnmA encodes the protein MNNKIVIGLSGGVDSAIAAWLLKEQGYEVTGVFMKNWEDDDDESYCSSRVDLIDAVSVAEILGIDIKTVNFSKEYRDRVFSQFLDEYACGRTPNPDVFCNSEIKFKAFLEHAIQLGADKIATGHYAQLRERNGLFELLKAEDGTKDQSYFLYRLNQDQLSKTLFPLGNIYKREVRAIAKRLGLANHNKKDSTGICFIGERRFKDFLGRYLPDKPGNIVTPDGQIVGTHEGLMFHTIGQRQGLGIGGDGLPWYVAQKDMADNTLIVVQGHDHSMLQNSDIYAQNLHWISGNIPSTQWVFGAKSRYRQKDAACTINEVTESMCHVQFAEPQWAVTPGQSLVVYESNVCLGGGVISDSNIQNPDL
- the clpA gene encoding ATP-dependent Clp protease ATP-binding subunit ClpA; this translates as MIAQELEVSLHMAFMEARQKKHEFITVEHLLLAMLDNPSALEVLKACGTNLEELKKLLIDFIEEHTPLIADEHSETQPTLGFQRVIQRAILHVQSSGKKEVTGANVLVAIFGEKDSHAVYFLHEKGVTRLDVVNFIAHGIAKVGDSNADEKKDGADSDESENQNGKKAESALASYAVNLNELAVKGKIDPLIGRDMELERVVQILCRRRKNNPLLVGEAGVGKTAIAEGLARRIVEGEIPQILENSEVFSLDMGALLAGTKYRGDFEQRLKAVLKQLEKQPNSILFVDEIHTIIGAGSASGGTLDASNLLKPALASGQLRCIGATTYKEYRGIFEKDHALSRRFQKIDVGEPSVTETVSILRGLKSRFEEHHQVRYTVTALTAAAELSARFIHDRHLPDKAIDVIDEAGAAQRIAVGKKKKKVIGKLEIEEVIAKIARVPSQTVSNDDRSKLKTLDRDLNAVVFGQERAIDALSSAIKMARSGLGNPRKPVGAFLFSGPTGVGKTEVARQLAYTLGIDLVRFDMSEYMERHAVSRLIGAPPGYVGFDQGGLLTEALVKQPHCVLLLDEIEKAHPDIFNILLQVMDHGTLTDNNGRQADFRNAIIIMTTNAGSSELSKNTMGFTEAVSAGDELAEIKRQFTPEFRNRLDSIVSFAPLSQEIILKVVDKFLMELEHQLQEKKVDATFSSKLREYLGRKGFDPLMGARPMARLIQDTIRRALADELLFGKLSSGGDVEIDLDDNEEILIQIASEKSDQTVTA
- a CDS encoding NUDIX hydrolase — protein: MVWKPNVTVAAIAERNGRFLLVEENTSEGVKLNQPAGHLEAGETLIEAIKREVLEETAFSFEPKFTTGIRLWKKTPNDLTYLRISFSGDVGEFFPQRTLDIGIIRPVWLTLEEIKDAADKLRSPLVLSCITDYLDGYLFPLSVIRL
- a CDS encoding cold-shock protein, encoding MATGTVKWFNDTKGFGFITPDDGSEDLFAHFSAIEMNGFKTLKEGQKVAFEVTQGPKGKQASNIKEAG
- a CDS encoding sulfurtransferase, with product MYTTLIESDKLQSIINQPSTLVFDCRHELINSEYGIKSYKEGHLPNALFASMDDVLSQKPNGKNGRHPLPEISAFTNWLSVCGVTQHTQVIAYDDAGGAYASRLWCLLKWLGHDAVAVLNGGLQAWINQGGDLVLDTPKLNDRKAFEPKVRDIFVDADFILQHLDDEQTLIIDARSNDRFHGQNESIDPIGGHIPGAINRFFKDNLNSTGKFLDAKDLKKIFEGIMGNVSEKTIIHQCGSGVTACHNLLAMEVAGLENSKVYPGSWSEWISDPSRPIATD
- the xseB gene encoding exodeoxyribonuclease VII small subunit; this translates as MTKAKEKLTFEGALTELELIVEKMEGEDTTLENSLSFYKRGIELLQFCQRELEGAQREVTVLEAGILKKFEGIDES
- the aceB gene encoding malate synthase A, encoding MRQQYPCPNGVTISGGYKSEYTEILTAEALEFLAKLHRNFNSTRKELIERRVTRQQELDTGKLPDFLPETKAIREADWVVASVPQDLQDRRTEITGPTDRKMVINALNAGAKVYMADFEDSNTPTWDNQVSGQINMRDAVRKTISFNSEGGKSYTLNEETATLLIRPRGWHLTEAHVMVDGDPMSGSLFDFGLYFIHNAKERLSQNSGIYFYLPKMESHLEARLWNDVFVFSQNEIGIPQGSVKATVLIETIMASFEMDEILYELKEHSAGLNCGRWDYIFSCIKKFRNQENFILADRNLVTMTSPFMRAYSLLLIKTCHRRGTFAMGGMAAQIPIKNDAASNQAAIDKVRTDKEREVNDGHDGTWVAHPGLVKVAQDAFDKVMTTPNQISKQRADVSILASDLINFKPNGPITKAGLRANINIGIQYIGAWIAGTGCVPIFNLMEDAATAEISRAQIWHWIRSPLGVLEDGRKVTKELFISLIPEELEKIKDLLGSNYQHGRYPEGAKMFEKLTLDDEFVEFLTLPAYEEIVKHGA